The genomic stretch ATAGTGACTCGACTGATAGTTCGTTGTCCAAGCGTCGCCCATTACCGGGGCGAGCGGGATGGTCGCTCGACCGGAAGTACACTGTCGCGCCTAGCGAGAGAGCCACTCGGTTGAAAGTCCTCAGTCTGTGTTACCCGTGGCTGGGCCAAGTAGGATGACCGCTCGGTTCGGCTTCTATGTGTCCCTTGAGCGTCGATTTGATTACTCCGTGTCGGAGATGGTGGGTCAATGCTCAACCCCCGGTCGGAATGTGCCCCGCCCGACCGATGAAGACCATCCGtccgttgaccgtcttgactttgacctctattgACCTCTACCGTGGTAGCGGGGCAAGCCCCTTATCCTTACCGCATCAATATCAATATCAAATCAATTCAAaagaataaaattatattttaattataattttttactattgagatttattttaaatgtaaaaACAATAAAATTGATACAACAAACTTTAAAGATggcattttcatttattatactAATTTTATATAAAACTTTCTCATTTTTATGAATAATTATTATCATCTTAGACAGTTAGTTTTATGTCACTCAAAATTATGTCTTTTGCTATTACAAATAGTTAATTGACAACTTTTTGTTACATCCAATAATGGTTTGTGACAAAATTGTCAGTTGATTTTATTATAATGCGGATTATTATATCTAAACCACTAATTTAACTTCTTTCTCCTCTAATTATGTCTTCCCTTTAAAACCTACCTTCAAGTCATCCTCCTCCTATGAGTTTAGCAAtctcttttatcattttttttgtttttgataaTTCAGTTATTTGACCTTCGATGCAATTAGTCCATGGGCAGTCTGGTCCCACGGATCGGCCACCAGAAAATCTTAAAGTATGCAGGACTCCTCATCCATCAGCCATTAACCCTGTAATGCATAGCTGAGCTTTGAATCGTTGAAGCTCGTAAATTGCTTGATCTCTCCCATcataatcttttttttaaaaaaaaagaagacaaattttacattttattatCCAAATGATACAAATACAGAACAAATTTCCTCATCCTTACAGTTCTATCTCTATCTATATGACCATGAATCTGAAGAAGATCGACTAAAATTTATCCTCAGACCTGTCTCTGATCTCTCATCCATTTAGTAACGACccatttctctcctttcttgacCGGACAGCTCCCATGCAGCGACGTCTGATAAAAAGAAGAACGTCCAATCAACAAGCCATTCTGTTACTATCACTAATTCTCAATTTATCACTTACAGGATCAATGGTCTGATTTAAGAACATCGAGAAGAATAAAATTCCATCGCCTCTGTTTGGCTTGATCTTCAACCCAATACACTCCTCATAATCATAACCAATGTCCATATTGGAACCATTCTGCAAAGAGATCGCCATTCATATAACTGATAATCTATAGAATACAAGTCTGTTACCATTACCTCAAAGGGAAAAACAGTTTCTCCACCTTCTTCCACATCTGAAAGATACAGTAGGAACGTAGCTACCTAATCGCATGAACAAGAACAAATAGTCATTCGAGaaacaagaaattaaaatgaAAGCAGTGGGGGAAGAGGAGAAGTGGATACCCTACTGCTCGTCTGTGGTCCGTATTCAGCAGGGTCGAAAGCATCGTAGTGAGAGGCATACCTCTGTCCGATCTCATACCGGAGAACGTTGAATGGCTGAAAGATGGATAGAGATGTCTACTGTAAGGAAATGAAGAAACAGGCAGAAGTTTATTCATTAAGATCGTGGACGTAGTACCTCTCCATTTTCTCTTGGGATCAGGGATACTCTTGCAATCTTCTGCTCGATTTCTTCCAGAGTTCCAGTCGAATCTTCTGAGGCTCTGAGAAACGTGCCAGTGCTGTTTAACAGATCAAAAGATTGTGATGTGAGAGTCAAACTTGTAGATATTTGTCAAATCTATGAGTATTGACCTCGTTCTTATTCCTTTAGTATTTTCGGGTGTCTCTCCCTCGCGAAGCATTAGTTTTGACGGCTCGAGTCTTGCCCTTGCAGTTTCTGTGATAATTTCACACTGCTCCTTCGTTGCAAACCCAGGGAAATAGACTGCACGAGGTTTCCAGCTCAAAACCTGCATCGATTCAATATTTCAAGATCCAGCAATTCTTGAatccatttaattaaaaaacatatatatattcaCCAATA from Zingiber officinale cultivar Zhangliang chromosome 5B, Zo_v1.1, whole genome shotgun sequence encodes the following:
- the LOC121986864 gene encoding probable prolyl 4-hydroxylase 9 encodes the protein MGFRRLRKESMVERRLLLWCCFLCFVSGFFTSRLFLQEGSSSAGDGPPTVLHGRTGESKTASIPYQVLSWKPRAVYFPGFATKEQCEIITETARARLEPSKLMLREGETPENTKGIRTSTGTFLRASEDSTGTLEEIEQKIARVSLIPRENGEPFNVLRYEIGQRYASHYDAFDPAEYGPQTSSRVATFLLYLSDVEEGGETVFPFENGSNMDIGYDYEECIGLKIKPNRGDGILFFSMFLNQTIDPTSLHGSCPVKKGEKWVVTKWMRDQRQV